Proteins from one Clostridium cellulovorans 743B genomic window:
- a CDS encoding bifunctional 4-hydroxy-2-oxoglutarate aldolase/2-dehydro-3-deoxy-phosphogluconate aldolase, whose amino-acid sequence MFEKIYSTLKEEKAVAVIRTKTYDEAKEISIAAINGGMKIIEVTMSVPNAPKLIKELKEEYKDACVGAGTVLSKDAVDQCIENNADFIVSPCFDEEVIVYANQRKVLIIPGLMTMSEVNNAYKLGLRFIKVFPGNVVGKAFIGAAKSIFPDLSIMPTGGVNKDNIGEWIQAGADCSGIGSDLNKIYKSNGTEGVTEYCAEVVAKVKSL is encoded by the coding sequence ATGTTTGAAAAAATTTATAGTACTTTAAAAGAAGAAAAAGCTGTAGCTGTTATAAGAACTAAAACTTATGACGAAGCAAAGGAAATAAGTATTGCAGCTATAAATGGTGGAATGAAAATTATAGAAGTAACTATGAGTGTTCCTAATGCTCCTAAATTAATAAAAGAATTAAAAGAAGAGTATAAAGATGCTTGCGTTGGCGCTGGAACTGTATTATCTAAAGATGCTGTAGATCAATGTATTGAAAATAATGCTGATTTCATCGTTTCACCATGTTTTGATGAAGAAGTAATAGTTTACGCAAACCAAAGAAAAGTATTAATAATTCCTGGTTTGATGACAATGTCTGAAGTAAACAATGCTTACAAATTAGGACTTAGATTTATAAAAGTGTTCCCTGGAAATGTTGTTGGAAAAGCATTTATAGGAGCTGCTAAATCTATTTTCCCAGATCTTAGTATAATGCCAACTGGTGGTGTTAATAAAGACAATATAGGTGAATGGATACAAGCAGGAGCTGATTGTAGTGGTATAGGAAGCGATTTAAATAAAATATACAAAAGTAATGGTACTGAAGGTGTGACTGAATATTGCGCCGAAGTTGTTGCTAAAGTAAAAAGTTTATAA
- a CDS encoding sugar kinase, whose protein sequence is MDVITIGDAMIAMCPKAKGPIIFCNTFERKLGGAELNVIIGCARLGIQSGWISRLGNDDFGKYIMKTVRGEGIDISEVKLVDNYPTSVYFREVLADGSSRSFYYREKSPTSTMKCEDLNEEYFKNAKVLHITGVFPSIAKNNQEIILEAVKLAKKHGLVISFDPNIRLKMWTKEEAKSYIEKILPNVDILLIGDEEIEILLGEVSIPDAIKTFHYYGIGKVIVKKGAKGAVGSDGKNVYEVDAIKPKALVDTVGAGDGFAAGFLTSMIKGETLENCVKFANAVGSLVVGVEGDNEGLPCYEDVLVHLGQAKKIER, encoded by the coding sequence ATGGATGTTATTACTATAGGTGATGCAATGATAGCAATGTGTCCTAAAGCAAAAGGTCCAATAATATTTTGTAACACTTTTGAAAGAAAACTAGGTGGAGCAGAACTAAATGTTATAATAGGTTGTGCAAGATTAGGTATTCAATCAGGTTGGATAAGCCGACTTGGAAATGATGATTTTGGTAAATATATAATGAAAACTGTAAGAGGAGAAGGTATTGATATTTCAGAAGTTAAACTTGTAGATAATTATCCAACATCAGTATATTTTAGAGAAGTCTTAGCAGATGGCTCTAGCAGATCCTTTTATTATAGAGAAAAATCACCTACAAGTACAATGAAATGTGAAGATCTAAATGAAGAATATTTCAAGAATGCAAAAGTACTACATATTACAGGTGTATTTCCTTCAATAGCTAAGAATAATCAAGAAATAATATTAGAAGCAGTTAAACTAGCAAAAAAACATGGTTTAGTTATATCCTTTGACCCTAATATAAGACTAAAAATGTGGACTAAAGAAGAAGCGAAGTCTTATATTGAAAAGATATTACCTAATGTAGATATCTTATTGATTGGCGATGAAGAGATAGAAATTCTTTTAGGAGAAGTATCTATACCAGATGCAATAAAAACTTTTCATTATTATGGCATAGGAAAGGTTATTGTTAAAAAAGGAGCTAAAGGTGCAGTAGGATCAGATGGTAAAAATGTTTACGAAGTTGATGCTATTAAACCAAAAGCTTTAGTTGACACAGTTGGAGCTGGAGATGGTTTTGCAGCAGGATTTTTAACATCAATGATTAAGGGTGAAACTTTAGAAAATTGTGTTAAGTTTGCAAATGCAGTAGGATCTTTAGTTGTTGGTGTTGAAGGTGATAATGAAGGATTACCCTGCTATGAAGATGTTCTAGTACATTTAGGACAAGCTAAGAAAATAGAACGTTAG
- the kduD gene encoding 2-dehydro-3-deoxy-D-gluconate 5-dehydrogenase KduD: protein MSSILNEFSMDFFRLDGKVAIVTGGNTGLGQAYAMALAKAGADLVITTHGTNWEETRKLIENEGKRVVFVQAELTNKEDRKKIVDVSMKEFGRIDILVNNAGIIKRAPLLEYKEEDWNSVMDINLNALYFLSQEVVKIMVNQGSGKIINIASMLTFQGGKFVPAYTASKHGVAGITKAFANELAFKNIQINAIAPGYIKTANTGQIREDEKRNKEILDRIPAEKWAEPFDLMGAVVFLASKASDYVNGHILAVDGGWLVR from the coding sequence ATGTCGAGTATTTTAAATGAGTTTTCAATGGATTTTTTTAGATTGGATGGAAAGGTAGCTATAGTTACTGGTGGAAATACAGGACTTGGCCAAGCTTATGCTATGGCTTTAGCTAAAGCAGGAGCAGACTTAGTAATCACAACCCATGGTACTAATTGGGAAGAAACAAGGAAGTTAATAGAAAACGAAGGTAAAAGAGTTGTATTTGTTCAAGCAGAATTAACTAATAAAGAAGATAGGAAAAAGATAGTAGACGTTTCTATGAAAGAGTTTGGTAGGATAGACATATTAGTAAATAATGCTGGAATTATAAAAAGAGCTCCACTTCTTGAATATAAGGAAGAAGATTGGAATTCGGTAATGGATATAAATTTAAATGCATTATATTTTTTAAGCCAAGAAGTAGTTAAAATAATGGTAAATCAAGGTTCAGGAAAAATAATTAATATTGCATCAATGTTAACATTCCAAGGTGGAAAATTTGTACCAGCATATACTGCTAGTAAACATGGAGTAGCTGGTATAACTAAAGCTTTTGCCAATGAATTAGCATTCAAAAATATTCAAATTAATGCTATAGCACCAGGATATATAAAAACAGCTAATACTGGACAAATAAGAGAAGATGAAAAAAGAAATAAAGAAATTTTAGATAGAATTCCAGCAGAAAAGTGGGCTGAGCCATTTGATTTAATGGGTGCAGTTGTATTTTTAGCAAGTAAAGCATCTGACTATGTTAATGGTCATATCCTTGCAGTTGATGGTGGCTGGTTAGTAAGATAG
- a CDS encoding gluconate 5-dehydrogenase — MNIINNFSLEGKIALVTGAAYGIGFALAKACAEAGATIVFNDINQDLVNQGIKSYEELGIKAHGYVCDVTDEDAVNELVATIEKEVGIIDILINNAGIIKRIPMLEMKAEDFRKVIDVDLNAPFIVAKAVIPGMIKKGHGKIINICSMMSELGRETVAAYAAAKGGLKMLTKNIASEYGEYNIQCNGIGPGYIATPQTAPLREVQADGSRHPFDQFIVAKTPAARWGTPEDLAGPAVFLASDASDFVNGHILYVDGGILAYIGKQPK; from the coding sequence ATGAACATAATTAACAATTTTTCATTAGAAGGCAAAATTGCATTAGTAACAGGCGCTGCTTATGGTATTGGATTTGCTCTTGCAAAAGCTTGTGCTGAAGCTGGAGCTACAATAGTATTTAATGATATAAACCAAGATTTAGTTAACCAGGGAATAAAAAGTTATGAAGAACTAGGAATAAAAGCACATGGTTATGTATGTGATGTTACAGATGAAGATGCTGTAAATGAACTAGTTGCAACAATAGAAAAAGAAGTAGGAATAATTGATATATTAATCAATAACGCTGGAATAATCAAACGTATTCCAATGTTAGAAATGAAAGCAGAAGATTTTAGAAAAGTTATAGATGTAGATTTAAATGCTCCATTTATAGTAGCTAAAGCAGTAATTCCAGGGATGATTAAAAAAGGTCACGGAAAAATAATCAACATATGCTCTATGATGAGTGAATTAGGAAGAGAAACTGTAGCAGCTTATGCAGCAGCTAAGGGTGGACTTAAGATGTTAACAAAGAATATTGCATCTGAATATGGTGAATACAATATTCAATGTAACGGAATTGGACCTGGATATATAGCTACACCACAAACTGCACCACTTAGAGAAGTTCAAGCAGATGGTTCAAGACATCCATTTGATCAATTTATAGTTGCAAAAACTCCAGCAGCACGTTGGGGAACTCCAGAAGATTTAGCAGGTCCAGCTGTATTCTTAGCATCTGATGCATCTGACTTCGTTAACGGTCACATTTTATATGTAGACGGTGGTATTTTAGCTTACATTGGAAAACAACCAAAATAG
- the kduI gene encoding 5-dehydro-4-deoxy-D-glucuronate isomerase: METRYANHPDDSKKYDTEELRKHYLQEKIFEKDQISLTYSHVDRIIFGGAMPVEEKLSLEAAEELRADYFLERREMGAINVGGSGVIILDGKKYQLDKYEGIYVGMGTKEIQFVSLDKNNPAKFYINSVPAHTSYPTVKIDRNKAVIADLGTQENMNKRTIYKFIHPEVCESCQLSMGVTMLKEGSGWNSMPCHTHERRMEVYFYFDLPEDQRVFHLMGQAQETRHIVMANEQAVISPSWSIHAGIGTSNYTFIWGMCGENKTFDDMDNLATKDLK, translated from the coding sequence ATGGAAACTAGATATGCGAATCATCCAGATGACTCAAAAAAGTATGATACTGAAGAGTTGAGAAAACATTATCTACAAGAGAAGATTTTTGAAAAAGATCAGATAAGTCTGACTTATAGTCATGTAGATAGAATAATATTTGGTGGAGCTATGCCTGTAGAAGAAAAACTTTCTTTAGAGGCAGCAGAGGAATTAAGAGCAGATTATTTCTTAGAAAGAAGAGAAATGGGTGCTATTAATGTAGGTGGCTCTGGAGTGATTATTCTTGATGGAAAAAAATATCAACTAGATAAATATGAAGGTATCTATGTAGGAATGGGAACAAAAGAAATTCAATTTGTTTCATTAGATAAAAACAATCCTGCAAAATTTTACATAAATTCTGTACCTGCTCATACATCGTATCCAACAGTGAAAATAGATAGAAATAAAGCTGTGATTGCAGACTTAGGTACCCAAGAAAATATGAATAAGCGAACAATTTATAAATTTATTCATCCAGAAGTTTGTGAAAGCTGTCAACTATCTATGGGCGTTACTATGTTAAAAGAAGGTAGCGGTTGGAATAGTATGCCTTGTCATACACATGAAAGAAGAATGGAAGTGTATTTTTACTTTGATTTACCAGAAGATCAAAGAGTATTCCATTTAATGGGCCAAGCTCAAGAAACTAGACATATAGTAATGGCTAATGAACAAGCCGTAATATCCCCAAGTTGGTCAATTCATGCTGGTATAGGAACTAGCAATTATACTTTTATATGGGGAATGTGTGGAGAAAATAAAACTTTTGATGATATGGATAATCTAGCAACAAAAGATTTAAAATAG
- a CDS encoding IclR family transcriptional regulator, with translation MQEVVQSVDRALCILEILSDYEDGLGIAEISEKANLHKSTVYRFLNTLIYKGYVTQDTSTSKYLLTLKLFELGNKRIEKMNLVTVAQPYLRELMKKTDEVIHLAVREDNELIYVAKVEPKKSIIMYTRIGMRKPMYCTAMGKAIMAELTEEEVKNIWDTSDRKVYTDNTIVNLSELKNNLREVRSKGYAIDDQEVENGIICMGAVIKDYRSKICGAISVSGTIMSVDEEKKEIIAEELLQCANKISKDLGYNI, from the coding sequence ATGCAAGAAGTAGTACAATCAGTAGATAGAGCCCTTTGTATTTTAGAGATATTATCTGATTATGAGGATGGATTGGGAATAGCTGAGATTAGTGAAAAAGCAAATTTACATAAAAGTACAGTATATAGATTTTTAAATACGCTAATATATAAGGGATATGTAACTCAAGATACAAGTACAAGCAAGTATCTTCTAACATTAAAATTATTTGAATTAGGTAATAAAAGAATCGAGAAAATGAATTTAGTGACTGTTGCTCAGCCTTATCTAAGAGAACTTATGAAAAAAACTGATGAAGTAATTCATTTAGCTGTTAGAGAAGATAATGAACTTATTTATGTTGCTAAAGTTGAACCTAAAAAGTCTATAATTATGTATACTCGTATTGGGATGAGAAAGCCAATGTATTGTACAGCTATGGGTAAAGCAATAATGGCAGAATTGACTGAAGAAGAAGTGAAAAATATATGGGACACAAGTGATAGAAAAGTCTACACTGATAATACTATAGTTAACTTAAGTGAACTGAAAAACAATTTAAGAGAAGTACGTTCCAAAGGCTATGCGATAGATGACCAAGAAGTTGAAAATGGAATAATATGCATGGGAGCTGTAATCAAAGATTACAGAAGTAAAATATGTGGGGCTATTAGTGTTTCAGGAACTATTATGAGCGTAGATGAAGAGAAAAAAGAAATTATTGCAGAAGAACTTTTACAATGTGCAAATAAAATATCAAAGGATCTTGGATATAATATTTAA
- a CDS encoding DMT family transporter — translation MHLWIVMVIVSGILLGFWDVTKKKAFEKNSVVTVLTFYSLFCFLLVSFEFSNAVNIYLDKIFIIFIKTFVVFIAWVLSFSAIKHLPISVITPFDTLNPMFSIIFGIVILSERLSSFQYIGIIIMLISYYFIGKVGSKEVIKIFNNKYFYFMLGSALLNAVSATIDKIALKSINPGQMQFWFTFFMFLFNASTLAYLRVRGKEKNSIKLDLYIPLMSVLLIISDRLYFTAVNIPSSQISIIMPLRKISIFISVIVGGLIFKEKNLKRKFSYICFLILGIVFLFIKK, via the coding sequence ATGCATCTATGGATCGTAATGGTAATTGTATCTGGCATCTTATTAGGCTTTTGGGACGTAACCAAAAAGAAAGCCTTTGAAAAAAACTCAGTAGTAACAGTCTTAACTTTCTACTCGCTATTTTGTTTTTTATTGGTATCTTTTGAATTTAGTAATGCAGTTAATATATATTTAGATAAGATATTTATAATTTTTATTAAGACTTTTGTTGTATTTATAGCTTGGGTATTAAGCTTTTCAGCAATTAAACATTTGCCTATAAGTGTTATAACTCCCTTTGATACATTGAATCCAATGTTTTCTATTATTTTTGGGATAGTTATATTAAGTGAGAGACTTAGTTCATTTCAATACATAGGAATAATAATCATGTTAATTTCTTATTATTTCATTGGAAAAGTAGGATCAAAAGAAGTAATTAAAATATTTAATAATAAGTATTTCTATTTTATGCTAGGGTCTGCACTTTTGAATGCAGTAAGTGCTACAATCGATAAAATAGCACTAAAATCAATAAATCCTGGACAAATGCAATTTTGGTTTACTTTTTTTATGTTCTTATTTAATGCTAGTACATTAGCATATTTACGGGTAAGAGGAAAAGAGAAGAATAGTATTAAACTTGATTTGTATATCCCTCTTATGAGTGTGTTATTAATAATTTCTGACAGGTTGTATTTCACTGCAGTTAATATTCCATCAAGTCAAATTTCGATAATTATGCCTCTTAGGAAAATATCAATTTTCATATCCGTGATTGTTGGTGGGCTTATATTTAAAGAGAAGAATCTTAAACGAAAATTTAGCTATATTTGTTTTTTGATTTTGGGTATTGTATTTTTATTTATAAAAAAATAA
- a CDS encoding TIM barrel protein, with protein MVKIGCLARFFNRYESEVKFAKENGFDFMQLWYDNRGLCLHEDDKDFIKTINKHRFPTIIHAVLNINEFDEHIPKLLEILKKLQHKELIVHPICENKLINKNTLDELNRKVKFALNLLNKEGITLYLENNSKLDPIFTDTNEIELMFNANKTLEFLLDIAHIDSINHLKEMVNIRKPSILHIADKHFNVVHEHLPIGQGEIDFNFIFSNILENYEGKIILEIVNTDLDIVNSQKVIADILKK; from the coding sequence ATGGTTAAAATAGGATGTTTAGCTAGGTTTTTTAATAGGTATGAAAGCGAGGTGAAATTCGCAAAAGAAAATGGGTTTGATTTTATGCAGCTTTGGTATGATAATAGAGGCTTATGTTTACATGAAGATGATAAAGACTTTATAAAGACTATAAATAAGCATAGATTTCCTACAATTATTCATGCAGTATTAAACATTAATGAATTTGATGAACATATACCTAAGTTACTTGAGATACTAAAAAAATTACAACATAAAGAGTTGATAGTTCATCCAATTTGTGAAAACAAACTTATAAATAAAAATACTTTAGATGAATTGAATAGAAAAGTTAAGTTTGCTTTAAATTTACTAAATAAAGAAGGGATAACGTTATATTTAGAAAACAATAGTAAGTTAGATCCAATATTTACTGATACTAATGAAATAGAACTAATGTTTAATGCTAACAAGACTCTGGAATTTTTATTGGATATTGCACACATAGATAGCATAAATCACTTAAAGGAAATGGTTAATATAAGGAAACCCAGCATTTTACATATAGCTGATAAACATTTTAATGTGGTTCATGAGCATTTGCCCATTGGACAAGGAGAAATAGATTTTAATTTTATATTCAGTAATATCCTTGAAAATTATGAAGGAAAAATAATATTGGAGATTGTAAATACTGATTTAGATATAGTAAATTCTCAGAAAGTAATAGCTGATATTTTGAAAAAATGA
- a CDS encoding YczE/YyaS/YitT family protein yields MINFMKRIIRLIFGLFLYALGSFLTIQANIGLAPWEAFSMGGTYLTRISYGNIVVITGVIIILIDFVFKEKIGFGTILNAILIGKFVDLIQFVNIIPRMSNLGLGLLMLLLGLLIICIGSYFYIGVSLGCGPRDALMVALGKRMPKVPIGAIRTLIEGTVLIIGWLLGAKIGIGTIISVFGIGLILQFTFKLLRFDVKNIKHESVTDTLNQCH; encoded by the coding sequence ATGATTAACTTTATGAAGAGAATAATTAGGTTAATATTTGGCCTTTTTTTATATGCATTAGGCTCTTTCTTAACTATACAAGCTAATATAGGATTAGCCCCTTGGGAAGCATTTAGTATGGGTGGTACATATCTGACGCGTATATCGTATGGAAATATTGTTGTCATTACTGGTGTTATTATCATTTTAATTGATTTCGTGTTTAAAGAAAAAATTGGATTTGGTACAATTCTCAATGCTATATTAATAGGAAAGTTTGTGGATTTGATTCAATTTGTCAACATTATTCCAAGGATGTCCAATTTGGGGCTTGGTTTATTAATGCTCCTGTTGGGACTATTAATTATCTGTATTGGAAGTTATTTTTATATTGGTGTATCCCTTGGATGTGGTCCCCGTGATGCACTCATGGTGGCACTTGGAAAACGCATGCCAAAAGTACCCATAGGAGCAATAAGAACATTAATAGAAGGTACCGTACTTATTATTGGATGGCTGTTGGGTGCAAAAATTGGCATTGGCACAATAATATCTGTATTTGGCATTGGGCTTATTTTGCAATTCACTTTCAAATTACTACGTTTTGATGTAAAAAATATCAAGCACGAGAGTGTAACTGATACATTAAATCAATGTCACTGA
- a CDS encoding helix-turn-helix domain-containing protein has protein sequence MISTSETISRNIKRIRQERNLTLDDLAILTGVSKSMLSEIERCTKSPTISVLEKICDGINVPLAQLTHTEMPQVSVITNDTVKNYSAWKGFELFVLFEFSPDKKFEIFRHVIAPHSERKSELHEAGIREYIICTKGVFSIQIGDKTFNLQEGEALQFLANCKHKYFNSTNQEVNIIMLLYHE, from the coding sequence ATGATTTCAACTAGTGAAACTATAAGTAGGAATATTAAAAGGATTCGGCAAGAAAGAAATCTTACATTGGATGATTTAGCTATATTAACTGGTGTCAGCAAGAGTATGCTAAGTGAAATTGAACGTTGCACAAAAAGTCCCACAATATCTGTACTTGAAAAAATATGTGATGGGATTAATGTTCCACTAGCTCAACTTACGCATACTGAAATGCCTCAAGTATCTGTTATTACAAATGATACCGTTAAAAACTATTCTGCGTGGAAGGGATTTGAATTATTTGTTTTGTTTGAATTTAGTCCCGATAAAAAATTTGAAATATTTCGTCATGTAATTGCTCCTCATTCTGAACGTAAGTCCGAGCTACATGAAGCAGGTATCAGAGAATATATTATCTGTACAAAGGGTGTTTTTAGTATACAAATTGGAGATAAAACGTTCAATTTACAAGAAGGTGAAGCACTACAGTTTCTTGCAAATTGCAAGCATAAATATTTCAACTCAACAAATCAAGAGGTAAATATTATTATGCTTCTATATCATGAATAG